A genomic window from Vanessa atalanta chromosome 7, ilVanAtal1.2, whole genome shotgun sequence includes:
- the LOC125065083 gene encoding terminal nucleotidyltransferase 5C-like isoform X3, whose amino-acid sequence MGVIKVTPDTASLISACDMLDDMKSESSYTSSEEGCGGGERHAVLSYEQVRRLNDVMDEVVSIHGRGNFPTLHIRLRELVAGVRARLEAAQTEGGAGVAVRDVRLNGGAASHVLADRPQPYSDIDLIFTAELPTARHCDRVKAAVLGHLSTLLPATNPRRRVAPAGLKEAYVSKMVRVNSDGDRWSLISLGNSRGHKSVELKFVDTMRRQFEFSVDSFQIALDSLLAFHECAQLPIGENFYPTVVGESVFGDFSEALMHLSEKLIATRQPEEIRGGGLLKYCALLAKGYRPARPDKIKTLERYMCSRFFIDFPELGQQRAKLEAYLRNHFVGRDEEALKHRYLTLLHSVVRESTVCLMGHERRQTLALIEALACRELCARAPLLMPAVAALPPAGYYVCVCAACAACAACAACASAACCECYRPALCPA is encoded by the exons ATGGGCGTAATCAAAGTGACTCCGGACACCGCGTCCCTCATCTCTGCCTGTGATATGCTCGACGATATGAAG AGCGAGTCGAGCTACACCTCTTCAGAAGAAGGCTGCGGCGGTGGTGAGCGCCACGCTGTGCTCAGTTATGAGCAAGTACGAAGGCTTAACGATGTTATGGATGAAGTTGTCTCTATACACGGCCGAGGCAACTTCCCAACTCTTCACATCCGACTGCGCGAGCTGGTGGCGGGCGTACGGGCTCGTCTCGAAGCCGCTCAAACTGAAGGCGGTGCAGGGGTCGCAGTCCGAGACGTACGTCTCAACGGTGGCGCCGCTAGTCACGTCTTAGCCGATCGCCCGCAACCTTATTCCGACATCGACCTTATTTTCACTGCGGAGCTACCGACGGCACGTCACTGTGATCGCGTCAAGGCTGCAGTTCTTGGACATCTTTCAACTCTTCTCCCGGCCACGAACCCTCGTCGACGCGTCGCGCCGGCTGGGTTAAAAGAAGCCTACGTTTCAAAAATGGTCAGAGTCAACTCAGACGGTGACCGTTGGTCATTAATTTCACTGGGAAATTCGCGTGGTCACAAATCAGTAGAACTGAAGTTTGTTGATACAATGCGTCGGCAGTTCGAATTCTCAGTTGATTCGTTCCAAATTGCTTTGGACTCTCTACTCGCATTCCATGAATGCGCTCAACTTCCTATTGGAGAAAACTTCTATCCGACCGTCGTCGGTGAATCTGTATTTGGTGACTTCAGTGAGGCACTCATGCATTTATCAGAGAAGTTGATCGCCACGCGGCAACCAGAAGAAATACGCGGAGGCGGTCTTTTAAAGTATTGTGCACTTTTGGCCAAAGGATACCGGCCGGCACGACCGGACAAGATCAAAACCCTTGAACGCTACATGTGCTCAAGATTCTTTATAGACTTTCCGGAACTCGGTCAGCAGCGTGCGAAGTTGGAGGCTTACTTACGGAACCACTTCGTTGGTCGAGACGAGGAGGCGCTAAAGCacag GTACCTGACGCTGCTGCATAGCGTAGTACGGGAGTCGACCGTCTGCCTGATGGGGCACGAGCGGCGGCAGACGCTGGCGCTGATCGAGGCCCTAGCGTGTCGCGAGCTGTGCGCGCGTGCGCCGCTGCTGATGCCGGCCGTGGCCGCGCTGCCGCCCGCCGGCTACTACGTGTGCGTGTGCGCGGCGTGCGCCGCCTGCGCCGCGTGCGCCGCGTGCGCCAGCGCCGCGTGCTGCGAGTGCTACCGGCCCGCGCTGTGCCCGGCGTGA